From a single Nitrospira lenta genomic region:
- a CDS encoding TIGR00341 family protein has translation MKYSDDKANATHNALNHLLTFLVHRFSLREDKADDSEIERRIGDGIELIGATPWILIFAIIVASVGLNVNSTAVIIGAMLISPLMGPIMGVGLGMAVYDFSLVKRALLNLGIATLISLIVSALYFSISPLHQVQSELLARTTPTIWDVLIALFGGLAGIVGVTRKEKSNVIPGVAIATALMPPICTAGFGVATGEWRFAAGALYLYTINCVFIALATMIGLRILRLAPHRFADDTIAWRVKVWLVVLALCTALPSAYLAATLVNEEVFKSRARQFVDQEFAFPNTHAAELKIDPKTQTIELSLIGAPLTKSTLQTIEGRLAAAHLEQARIVVHQSSDDKVDVTALKSSLLSDLYRDGQEASHKKDAEILRLQNEIASRNVLFAIAEDIAHELRAQYPLITQVMVGEGLVFTENAPAKTMQHLRVSSSAPLSTRDRKRIEGWFKVRTKTEDVMVNFESQAPKARPKH, from the coding sequence ATGAAATATTCAGATGACAAAGCCAATGCCACGCACAATGCACTCAATCATCTACTTACGTTCTTGGTTCATCGGTTCAGTCTTCGTGAAGATAAAGCGGATGATAGCGAAATCGAACGGCGCATCGGTGACGGGATAGAACTCATTGGGGCAACCCCCTGGATTCTGATATTCGCCATCATTGTTGCATCCGTCGGTTTAAATGTGAATTCCACTGCGGTCATCATCGGTGCCATGCTGATTTCTCCGCTCATGGGACCCATCATGGGCGTGGGACTCGGCATGGCGGTGTACGATTTTTCTTTGGTCAAGCGCGCCCTTTTGAATCTGGGTATCGCCACGTTGATCAGCCTTATCGTATCCGCACTCTATTTTTCAATTTCACCTCTACACCAAGTCCAATCTGAACTGCTCGCGAGAACCACCCCTACCATTTGGGACGTGCTGATTGCGTTGTTCGGCGGCTTGGCTGGCATCGTGGGAGTGACGCGCAAAGAAAAATCCAATGTCATTCCTGGGGTTGCGATTGCCACGGCGTTGATGCCGCCTATTTGCACGGCTGGTTTTGGTGTTGCCACCGGTGAGTGGCGTTTTGCTGCGGGTGCCTTGTACCTGTACACCATCAACTGCGTGTTCATTGCCCTGGCAACGATGATCGGCTTACGGATTTTACGGCTAGCGCCACACCGCTTTGCGGACGACACCATCGCCTGGCGCGTAAAAGTCTGGCTTGTGGTTTTAGCGCTGTGCACGGCGTTACCAAGCGCGTATCTGGCAGCCACTCTCGTGAACGAAGAGGTCTTCAAATCACGAGCACGGCAGTTTGTCGATCAGGAGTTTGCCTTCCCCAACACCCATGCGGCCGAACTGAAAATCGATCCCAAAACGCAAACGATCGAACTCTCTTTGATTGGTGCGCCACTGACAAAATCAACACTCCAAACCATTGAAGGCCGTTTGGCCGCTGCTCACTTAGAGCAGGCACGCATTGTTGTCCACCAGTCAAGCGATGACAAAGTGGATGTCACCGCCTTGAAGTCCTCTTTATTAAGTGATCTGTACCGGGACGGCCAAGAAGCGTCACACAAAAAAGATGCTGAAATCCTCAGACTACAAAATGAGATTGCATCAAGAAATGTGCTGTTCGCAATTGCAGAAGATATTGCGCATGAGCTTCGCGCCCAGTACCCGCTCATCACGCAGGTCATGGTTGGCGAAGGTCTGGTGTTCACGGAAAACGCTCCCGCGAAAACCATGCAACATCTCCGCGTTTCATCCAGCGCCCCCCTTTCAACAAGGGATCGGAAACGCATTGAGGGTTGGTTCAAGGTCAGAACAAAGACAGAGGATGTGATGGTAAATTTTGAAAGCCAGGCCCCCAAAGCCAGGCCTAAGCATTAG
- a CDS encoding flavin monoamine oxidase family protein has product MAGDIQTSVAIVGGGLAGLYAARRLHALGIDFHLFEARDRLGGRILSANDQGHSSNDGFDLGPSWFWPEMQRGLAALVDELGLETFPQYSDGDMVVERLPHEEPRRYQGMPQAPQSMRVAGGTGAFIPALSKTLPPEAVRLGMRVRHATLNNSDVLLTIVAPDGAEHDVAAEHVIFALPPRLLASSVSFTPDIDSATAILWRHTPTWMAPHAKFFALYRQSFWRDAGLSGTAQSQVGPLVEIHDATTASGMPALFGFLGVHADQRVALGEDALTHACITQLARLFGPEAGRPHATLLKDWAADPLTATADDRAPTGHPEPARIPWVTGVWKNRMFLAGSETSTTAPGYLAGAIAAAERAVSDLRSRRQNEGGGHLF; this is encoded by the coding sequence ATGGCGGGCGATATCCAAACCTCGGTTGCCATTGTCGGAGGCGGGCTTGCTGGCCTCTATGCGGCACGGCGGCTTCATGCGCTTGGCATCGACTTCCACCTGTTCGAGGCCCGTGATCGGCTGGGTGGGCGCATTCTCTCCGCCAACGACCAGGGCCACTCTTCGAACGATGGTTTTGACCTTGGTCCTTCCTGGTTCTGGCCGGAGATGCAGCGAGGCCTGGCGGCTCTCGTTGACGAGTTGGGGCTTGAGACCTTTCCCCAATATAGCGATGGCGATATGGTCGTTGAACGGCTGCCTCATGAGGAGCCGAGACGCTATCAGGGAATGCCGCAAGCACCTCAATCCATGCGTGTTGCTGGGGGCACCGGGGCATTCATTCCAGCCCTTTCTAAAACGCTCCCCCCTGAGGCAGTACGGCTCGGCATGCGTGTGCGCCATGCGACGCTCAATAACTCAGACGTTCTGTTAACGATCGTAGCTCCCGACGGGGCTGAACACGACGTCGCAGCAGAGCACGTGATCTTCGCGCTTCCACCACGTCTTCTTGCATCATCGGTGTCCTTTACTCCGGACATCGACTCTGCCACCGCTATTCTCTGGCGCCACACACCGACATGGATGGCGCCCCACGCGAAGTTTTTCGCGCTCTATCGGCAATCCTTTTGGCGCGACGCCGGGTTGTCTGGAACGGCCCAAAGCCAGGTAGGCCCACTTGTCGAAATCCATGATGCCACCACGGCCTCAGGCATGCCGGCCCTCTTTGGATTTCTTGGCGTACACGCGGATCAGCGAGTCGCACTCGGTGAAGACGCTCTCACACACGCGTGCATTACTCAGCTGGCTCGATTGTTTGGACCGGAAGCCGGGCGCCCTCACGCTACGCTCCTCAAGGACTGGGCCGCAGATCCCCTCACTGCGACAGCAGATGACCGTGCACCAACCGGACATCCCGAACCCGCACGAATACCCTGGGTGACTGGTGTCTGGAAGAACCGCATGTTTCTTGCCGGCAGCGAAACCAGCACCA